The following proteins are co-located in the Enoplosus armatus isolate fEnoArm2 chromosome 10, fEnoArm2.hap1, whole genome shotgun sequence genome:
- the p2rx3a gene encoding P2X purinoceptor 3a, which produces MASMAWGCITDFFTYETTKSVVVKSWSVGIINRIVQLLIIAYFVGWVFIHEKAYQVIDTGIESSVMTKVKGYGYHHGHVMDVADYVSPQQGAGVFCIMTKLIITENQFLGRCAEFMKMFNCTKDEHCHKHFGSILSNGVITGVCIKPPDDSEGRCEIEGWCPAENDEVKITPMLDVNNFTIFIKNSIRFPLFDVTRGNFPTTMTSKQIKNCTYHPETNPFCPIFRVGDVLSYTGQSVVSLADKGGEIGINIEWKCNLDLDIEYCVPKYSFTRLDAPFAKNAVSKGYNFRFAKYFKTENGTDFRTLHKAYAIRFDVMVTGSAGKFDTIPTLINLVAAFTSVGLGTVLCDIILLNFLKGADQYKAKKFEEVSDAQIEASLAQSPGSQLSLKPGIKSSYDSGAISLATSDQPM; this is translated from the exons ATGGCCTCCATGGCGTGGGGCTGCATCACCGACTTCTTCACCTATGAGACCACCAAGTCTGTGGTGGTCAAGAGCTGGTCTGTGGGCATCATCAACCGTATCGTACAACTGCTCATCATCGCATATTTTGTCGG CTGGGTCTTCATCCACGAGAAAGCTTATCAGGTGATCGACACCGGCATCGAGTCCTCTGTGATGACCAAAGTAAAAGGCTACGGTTACCATCATGGCCATGTGATGGATGTGGCCGACTACGTCTCTCCCCAACAG ggTGCAGGTGTGTTCTGCATCATGACCAAACTCATCATCACAGAAAATCAGTTCCTAGGAAGATGTGCAGAG tttatGAAGATGTTTAATTGTACCAAAGATGAACACTGCCACAAGCATTTCGGCTCCATCCTTTCCAATG GCGTTATAACAGGCGTTTGCATTAAACCCCCTGATGACTCCGAGGGTCGGTGTGAGATTGAAGGATGGTGTCCAGCCGAGAATGATGAAGTCAAGAT CACACCGATGCTGGATGTGAACAACTTCACCATCTTCATCAAAAACAGTATTCGCTTTCCATTATTTGATGTCACCAG aggaAACTTTCCCACCACAATGACGTCCAAACAGATCAAGAACTGTACCTACCACCCGGAGACAAACCCCTTCTGCCCCATCTTTCGTGTGGGGGACGTGCTGAGCTATACTGGGCAGAGCGTGGTTTCCCTGGCTGACAAG GGTGGAGAAATAGGAATAAACATTGAGTGGAAGTGTAACCTGGACCTGGACATTGAATATTGTGTCCCCAAGTACTCTTTCACGCGACTGGACGCACCTTTTGCCAAGAATGCCGTCTCCAAAGGCTACAACTTCAG ATTTGCCAAATATTTCAAGACAGAGAATGGGACTGATTTTCGGACACTTCACAAAGCATATGCAATCCGCTTTGATGTTATGGTCACTGGCAGT GCAGGAAAGTTTGACACAATCCCAACACTCATCAACTTGGTAGCTGCCTTCACCTCTGTTGGACTG GGTACGGTTCTCTGTGACATTATCTTACTGAACTTCCTGAAAGGGGCAGATCAGTACAAGGCCAAGAAGTTTGAAGAG GTGTCAGACGCTCAGATAGAAGCGTCGCTGGCTCAGAGCCCAGGCAGCCAGCTGTCGCTCAAACCAGGCATCAAGAGCTCCTACGACTCGGGAGCCATTTCCCTCGCCACCTCTGACCAACCCATGtga
- the LOC139291305 gene encoding A-kinase anchor protein 200 gives MSQSRNPPDTQALLQSMLQRLKLQPGREGQAYLHTPVPITAASTRGQDGERGASNVQKVNNSLVNGFEFGTDGVPSKEFGISAAESNFGLKGEEIQQQGHGCEVDKGLISSPTQKDNTDGDTGENSVLGQATQSGITPTGAGQLLPAQSLKDADITSFEGTDGKRVNFGRDTPSNNDAVTSMGQNQGFTHKVYTWSLKPTDADLNTGSLENKVFHMGNGGFGASPQSKDMQFAPTGQETTNSSSRRKQRSSENKTRRWTQKIKERWKDRSGSFGKKGKEEGGRGDQKSEQGPEISLQNQLLTEENLMNTSNKEEERTLMSPDSSDPSKTPATHTDDGFIEGHMRSTSDFDFGLGSFSLLEEIVTGQEWAKFLNPNQSAASANQRPSEEPLSPLKIPQNAHDSGPSSPTLNQQGGVNRQWSFRGTESSSGPDFSRAQISPVSMDVSEGKQAAVQDDQSEPMEHGHTRRPPSFVQPADILINSALKSRVHLNRKRQHQSAERSNERLQTENISDGKEAGRGGSTSSLGHVMEETRDDNVMPLYILNSPPSLSSTSSTPLAPAPRGVLKHSISQNSESSMEIITKRRRVEDNRRVHFSEEVVTIAPPDLDLDLTNSEEDSGSDEDSVIEQGGEVEQAAIEMVAAPARRAALPAWILALKRRNTGRKPR, from the exons ATGTCTCAGTCACGTAATCCACCAGACACTCAGGCCTTGCTGCAGTCCATGCTGCAGAGACTGAAGCTCCAGCCGGGAAGAGAGGGCCAGGCATACCTGCACACACCTGTACCCATCACAGCTGCTTCCACACGGGggcaagatggagagaggggagccTCCAATGTCCAGAAAGTAAACAACAGTCTTGTAAATGGCTTTGAGTTTGGTACTGATGGTGTCCCCTCCAAAGAGTTTGGGATCTCTGCTGCGGAAAGTAACTTTGGCCTCAAAGGTgaggaaatacaacaacaaGGTCATGGCTGTGAAGTGGACAAGGGTCTCATATCCTCCCCCACCCAGAAAGACAACACTGATGGTGACACGGGTGAGAACAGTGTGTTGGGACAGGCCACACAGTCTGGCATCACCCCAACAGGAGCAGGGCAGCTGCTTCCTGCTCAATCACTTAAGGATGCTGATATCACTTCCTTTGAGGGGACTGATGGGAAGAGGGTGAATTTTGGCAGAGACACCCCTAGTAATAATGATGCTGTAACAAGCATGGGACAGAACCAGGGTTTTACGCACAAAGTCTACACGTGGTCCTTGAAGCCCACAGATGCAGATCTTAACACAGGAAGTCTAGAGAATAAAGTGTTCCATATGGGAAATGGAGGATTTGGAGCTTCGCCACAAAGTAAAGACATGCAGTTTGCTCCGACTGGccaagaaacaacaaacagcagctctagAAGAAAACAGCGATCGTCTGAGAATAAAACGAGGAGATGGACGCAGAAGATCAAGGAGAGGTGGAAGGACAGGTCGGGGAGTTTTggcaaaaagggaaaagaagaaggagggagaggagaccAGAAGAGTGAGCAAGGACCTGAA ATTTCACTTCAAAACCAACTATTGACAGAAGAAAATCTCATGAACACATCAAataaggaggaagaaaggaccCTCATGTCACCAGACAGCAGTGATCCCAGTAAAACCCCTGCGACACACACAGACGACGGCTTTATTGAAGGACATATGAG GTCTACCAGTGACTTTGACTTTGGCCTGGGCTCGTTTAGCTTACTGGAGGAGATCGTCACGGGTCAAGAGTGGGCCAAGTTCCTAAACCCCAACCAGTCAGCcgcctcagccaatcagagaccaTCAGAGGAGCCCCTGAGCCCACTTAAAATCCCACAAAATGCTCATGATAGTGGTCCATCATCTCCGACTTTGAACCAACAAGGAGGTGTGAACCGCCAGTGGAGCTTCAGGGGCACTGAGTCATCATCAGGTCCAGATTTCAGCAGGGCACAAATATCGCCTGTCAGCATGGATGTCTCAGAAGGAAAACAAGCTGCAGTACAGGATGATCAGTCAGAACCAATGGAGCACGGACACACCCGTAGACCTCCTTCATTTGTACAG CCTGCAGATATTCTCATCAACTCAGCGCTGAAGAGCAGAGTCCACCTcaacagaaagagacagcaTCAGTCAGCTGAGAGGAGCAACGAGAGGCTTCAAACAGAGAATATAAGTGATGGaaaagaggcagggagag GGGGGTCCACATCTTCACTGGGCCATGTGATGGAGGAAACAAGAGATGATAACGTCATGCCTTTATACATCCTAaactctcctccatctctctcttcgACTTCTTCTACTCCTTTGGCTCCTGCACCCAGGGGTGTCCTCAAACACTCCATATCGCAGAATTCAGAGTCCTCCAtggaaataataacaaaaagg AGGCGAGTTGAGGACAACCGGCGGGTTCATTTTTCAGAGGAGGTGGTGACCATAGCGCCTCctgatctggatctggatcttaCAAACTCAGAGGAGGATTCGGGATCAGATGAGGACTCTGTGATAGAGCAGGGTGGTGAGGTGGAGCAGGCAGCGATAGAGATGGTGGCGGCACCCGCACGTCGGGCTGCTCTCCCCGCCTGGATACTGGCTCTGAAGAGGAGGAACACTGGGAGGAAGCCTAGATAG